In a genomic window of Verrucomicrobiota bacterium:
- a CDS encoding LysM peptidoglycan-binding domain-containing protein, whose protein sequence is MKLGKIFIIVLALHVVVIGGILGYHFLKSKNKGVSADMATQNVIESAPSSINNKVVADMDSASTAIPTTDAYATEIITEPASVAQSTPPSQTTPVAKAPVTATHPVAVVVPETAPAVATAQPVPSVAPEVVESVTPTASVPEVIAESQHVDVATSVVTYKVQKGDTLIKIAKKNNVSVSSLKTANKLSGDNLKIGQALTIPGKMTEVITEQVAVVASNPATGTVIEKSAEIKETIVTENVSHTVKKGDTLYRISKLQNVSVDAIKSANKLTGENLKVGQKLVIPGKTKTVTKAPALQTAKVSAQTTSTGNMNVYVVQKGDSIYGIAKKHNVPVQELVSANNIKDVTKISVGQKLSIPAKESTTAAPKVVAPAVIPAGATAVPSTPVNGVAAMATAKVDEAVKTVVPVQNTESASSPAATVPASQMQMANSEKLD, encoded by the coding sequence ATGAAACTCGGTAAGATATTCATCATCGTGCTGGCTCTGCACGTTGTGGTGATCGGTGGCATCCTTGGATACCACTTCCTCAAGAGTAAAAACAAAGGAGTATCTGCGGATATGGCGACACAAAACGTCATTGAATCGGCTCCTTCATCCATCAATAATAAAGTAGTGGCCGACATGGACAGTGCTTCCACGGCTATTCCTACCACCGACGCCTATGCGACGGAGATTATTACGGAACCGGCCTCTGTGGCGCAGTCCACTCCACCGTCCCAGACTACCCCTGTGGCCAAAGCTCCTGTAACTGCAACCCATCCAGTAGCGGTAGTCGTTCCAGAAACAGCTCCGGCTGTGGCGACTGCACAGCCTGTTCCTTCTGTGGCCCCTGAAGTTGTAGAATCTGTGACGCCCACGGCATCCGTGCCTGAAGTCATTGCCGAGTCTCAACATGTCGATGTGGCTACCAGTGTTGTGACTTATAAGGTTCAAAAAGGTGACACGCTGATTAAAATCGCCAAGAAAAATAATGTCTCCGTGTCCAGCCTGAAGACTGCTAATAAACTTTCGGGCGATAATCTCAAGATTGGGCAAGCTTTGACAATCCCCGGGAAAATGACAGAGGTTATTACAGAGCAAGTTGCTGTGGTGGCATCTAATCCTGCGACCGGCACGGTCATCGAAAAGAGTGCAGAGATTAAGGAAACCATTGTCACGGAAAATGTCAGTCATACGGTTAAAAAAGGGGATACACTCTATCGCATCTCCAAACTTCAGAATGTTTCCGTGGATGCAATCAAGTCAGCGAATAAGCTGACCGGTGAAAACCTCAAAGTAGGTCAAAAGCTTGTGATCCCGGGTAAAACAAAGACAGTCACTAAAGCCCCTGCCCTCCAGACGGCCAAAGTGTCGGCACAGACCACTTCAACAGGAAATATGAATGTTTATGTCGTACAAAAAGGTGACAGCATTTATGGAATAGCCAAAAAACACAATGTACCCGTCCAAGAACTTGTTTCTGCTAACAATATCAAAGACGTGACAAAAATCAGTGTCGGGCAAAAACTATCCATCCCTGCGAAAGAAAGTACGACAGCAGCCCCTAAAGTCGTGGCTCCGGCAGTCATTCCCGCAGGTGCGACAGCCGTTCCCTCAACCCCTGTTAATGGTGTCGCCGCGATGGCTACAGCGAAGGTTGATGAAGCTGTCAAGACTGTGGTGCCTGTCCAAAATACGGAAAGTGCCTCGTCACCCGCTGCAACAGTGCCTGCGAGCCA